The DNA window cTGTTTGTTTGGAGaaggcctttaagatcatcaagcccaaccgtacctgtccattactaaaccatatccctaagcacttcatctacccaatttttaaatatctccagggatggggactcaatcacctccctgggcagctgttccagcatCTGaaagccctttcagtgaagaaattttttcctgatgtccaatctgaactttccctgatgcaacttgaggccaccaGAATCCTCTCCCCTCCTTAAAACAGCTCACATGTCCCCTGTGTCCTCTCGGTGCCTTATTATTGTCCTGCATCTTCTCCTAAGAGGCTGACTCTTTAGGAGGGAGGCTGAGCATCTCTGTTTGCTCACCCTGGCCGCCGTCCCTGAGCCCTGCACCCCCCCTGCTGCGcatcccccagcctcctcctgtCATCCATGCCAAGAGCCTGTCAGCAACAGGAGGATTTGACATTTCCCTTAGGCCAAACACCTCCATCTCCTGAAATGCCAGAGGTGCCAAGCAATTACCCGGTGCACAAGGCAGGCCAGTGAAAGGCTGTTAATTGGGGACACACTGATGACAACAACAGCCTTTCGTGCATTTTAAAGTGCAGTCTCAGACTAAGTTCCCTTTTAGAGATGTAAGGCCAGAAGCACCAAGACACTCCAGCAAAGGGACTGAAGTCACTCAGGGACCTGAAGGTGTCCCCTCCTCAAAGAAGGCTTGGAAGAGAGACCCCGGTAATGgctttagaagagaaaaaaacataggtTTGCCCCACGCCAGCCCACAGCCAGTCTGAATCTCACCCAGAACATCCCCCATgccaaaataaaagaagtagAAATTGGGGGCGTCAGCCATCCCTCCTCACATTGGGATCTGCTACACCCTGGAGGGAGAAGAGCCAGACACGGGGTGAAAACCAGCAGGACCATGACTGTACTTGGGTTTTGCACCTGTGAGGGAGATGTGGGAGGGTCGTGGGATGCTGCTGTCCCTCTGTGGCTGTGGTCTTTCTGCAGTGTTAAGACTCTTTGTAGCCCTAACTACCCAAAGCAGCTTTCAAGCAGCATCACATCCCAAATCCAACCTGAAAGGCATGGAATTGGACCAGGACACTCGTACCTGCCAGAggcaaaacagaataaatccATGTCTGCACCTCTGCTCTTAACAGCACATGGATCTTCTTGGGAGAATGGAAGATCCAGCCTGTACGCAGCCAGAATCAGCAGGGACTTTGTTgtccccagcagagctggggctgctggcatGGAGCATCCTGCACTGATGCTGTTGGCCAGCTACATTTCCAGCCTCCTCTGTTCTCTGGGATGTGTGGAGCCCAGAGCCCACGAGGGAGGAATGTCTGTAGGGCACAGTGAATGCCCCTGGTGAATTCCAAGGGCTGACTCCTCCACATACCCTGAAGACAGCCTGTCTGCCTGTCCTGTAGCGTGAGGATCTGGCACTGCACTACCCAGACTGCCATGAGGGGAAGAAGGCAGCTATTACCTGCAGGTCTTGGCTTcaggtgagggaggcagagaaaaagaaagcccCAGAAGGCAGGTTGTACTGCTGTAACACCAGGCATAGCCAGGTCAGCCAGGTCAGACCAGTCATCTGGGGAGTAACCCCCTGCCAGAAGGCTGAAATTAAGAGTTTGGCACAAGCAACCTGCAGGCTGTGCTTCCCTCTTGCTTGCAGAGACCTGTAACTCTTCTAAGCCTCCAAAGGCCAGAGGCTTTCCCAAAATAGACACAATTAGATGCTACAGCACAGCCAAACAGGTCTACATCAGCAAGTGGCAGCCAGTAATCCCACACAGGCCATTTTCTTCAATGTTTTCTAGCATATTAATGAAAATCCTGAGCCTAAACTGTGCTGACTTCGTACATCTCTTGTCAGCTGTGCTGCTTGGCTAAACAAAAAAGGTCAAGCAGATTCGCAAAGCGAGGTGTGTGTCTCCGAAGCTCCTCAAATCTTCTTTTACATTCTAGAACCTTTGCATTTCATCAGAAAAGCAACCGGTCCAATGTGCGACCTGGGGCTCTGGCAGCTCCGCCACCCAACACATCCACTCCAACCACTGAAGTCATCTTCCCAATCTACAAGAACGCAGCTACGTAGCAGGGCTAATATCAGCTGCCAAGCATTGCAGGTCATCAGCAGAGGGGTTAGTCTGCAAGCTGTGTTACCTTTGGCAGCTGCTGCAAGCTCTTGAGGCCAAAATTTTTGAATAGATGCATCATACATGCTGGGCATGGACAGACAGAAAGACCAGCTCCTAGGTTAGGTATATCTGCTCGTACAATGCCTCAGCTAAATGGTAAGATATGATGAATTAGCAGAGATGGAAATGTTAGCTGGGAAGTGAAGTGGCAAGGTGGGATAAAGGTTAGACCTTGGAAGCATGAACCTACTtggaaaaccaaaaagaaatggAGTTGGTTAGTTTAGGGAAGAGCACAGTGCAAGGGTGTGATCATCACCTCcatgcagccctgcagctcagCTCCTTCAGGAAAGGCAGGGAAGCTGATGACCTACTAGCCCTCATTTCTCACAAGCACAGAACTTGTGGCAAAATTCaagcacagaaaaggaaaatattattttcaacaTCTCCTAGGAGATAAATGAGAAACCCTGAGCTCAATTTACAGCAAGGTAACTTGCTGTGGGATGGCCATTGAGAAGGAAATGCCACTTTATTTGGGATCACAAAGTTCAGCAATACCAACCCTGAGGCACACCAGCAGCTTGGGAAAATGAACCGGTTACAATCCCAGCCTTCCCATGAAGAACCAGAACACACTCACCTATCCTGGTGGGGAAGATGTCCTCGTTGTTAATGAGCATCTCGATCCAGTCCATCAGCATACACATGTACTGCGGGGCCGACAGCTTGGTTGGTTTCTTGTATTTGCTATCATCCTGCCACCTGTACTCATACTTGAGCCCACCCGACATGATGGGGCAGCTCTTCTCCGTGCAGTACTCCGACATCGTGCCGTAGATGAGGTTGATACGGTTGAAGAAGTCCACCACGTGCACAGCGATCCAGTCGTTGATGCTCTCTCCAGGAGGCAGCTGGACCACCGCTTTCAGGTCCAGCCCAGACTTGAGGGAGGCCTGGGCTTTCTTGTACAGCTCGAAGCGCTGGGTGCCCGGCTCAAACTTCTTTCGAGGACGAAACGTTTTGTCTTTGTTGAAGACTTGCTTGAGACACAACGCCATTGCGGGCAAGGCTGGCCAGGGTGAGGACAGAGGCTTGGTGCAACGAGAAACCCAAAGCTGGGCTCTTCAGGGATGGAGGtttctgggagaagagaaaaattttgGTCACCTATGAAGGTGTGAATGTGTGGGCACGACTGCAGAGACAAATTCACACCAGGATGCTGTTTGGCCCCACCGCTGCATATGGAAATGGAGATTTGGGGTGAGGTCCCAGCCCCTCCATATCCACCAGGGTGACCTGGAacagctgctgcccagcacTGGAAAGGGTGAGCACTGCCACACGTGCCCTATGTCAATGATAGAcagtccttcttccctcctgAGCACACCAGGAGCTCGCCGGCTACAGCTAGGCTCTTATCTCTGGGGCTTTATCAATAACTGCTGCAATAAGGTGagagctccaccaggggaggtttaggctgaacattaggaaaaatattttcacagaaagggtcattgggcactggaacaggctgcccagggaggtggttgagtcaccttccctggaggtgtttaaggcacaggtggacgaggtgctgagggacatggtttagtatttgataggaatggttggactcgatgatccggtgggtctcttccaacctggtgattctatgattctatgattctatgattagtggAGTTCACCAGCCCGGACAGTCCCAACCTGGTGGCCCCTTCCGCTTCCAGCAAGGAGGAAGCATCTCTTTCCCAGGGATTCCTCAGTACAAATAACCGCTGACCCTGCCACAGCGGCTGGCGAGCGATGCTCCAGGGACTGTGCTGCGACCACAGCTGGCTGCTGGTTCACACAGCCCCAGCGCTGAGATCAATGGGAAAAGGATGGATTGTTTTTGTTGCTCTGCCCCGTGTGTTTgttcaaaagaacaaaacctgcATGTGAAGAAGGGAAACGGCAGCCTAGCACAGCAACGTGACGCGCCAGGACGCACACAATGCACCCAGGACCCGGCTGGGTGGTGAGCAGAGCAGCTGATGCTTCGGGTGCCTCCGTCTGGAAGTCATTGCTCTGTGAAACGCTGAGCTCACTCCTTCCTACCCAAGCTCAGCAGCACAGACAAGGGCTGCGGTCTggtttcctcttcctccctgaaGCTCCCGTGGAAATCCCATCCGCCCCAGGCTGTCCCAGACAGGCTGAAACTTGTTTAATTATCAATGATGGTAACACAAGATCAAGACCTCCTTTTGATAAGCCTTAGGGAAGAGAAAGTCCTCCAACAGCATCTCCCTGATGggaggagatgaagaaagagtTAATAACAAAGAAGACAAAGATTCAAGGAAAGGGGAACTGACTTACTCAAAGTCACGAGCAGGAGGGAATGGTGCCTGTGCAGAACTTGTGTGcaaattcattattaaaaagacaGCTTTTAGCCAAAAGCTTGCTATATAATCTGTTTTCTAAACTAGTCCTGAGCCACAAGTAGATCCTATTCTGCCCAGTAGAGACCGGCTAAATATCTTGCAAGAGAAACCCTGTGCTGGGCTCATGCCCACCCAGGGGGCATcactgggaggcagcaggaccTAGTGATCATCCCGAATTGCATCAGAATCTGCCCTGTGGGGATTTCTACACCACAGCCAGCATGTGGCTGTGAAGGGAGAACCCCAGCGTGGGTGCAGACCCTGGTGTGAGTGTAAAACCCAGCGTAAGTGCTGTTCCTGCACCAACCACAGCCTTTCCCACAGACTGGATCATTGCTTTGTGGCTGCTACATTGCAGCATGGTGGTACCAAACCATGCTCTGCACCCAGGTACAATCAGACCTAAACCCGTATGGTTTTAGCTGGTTTTTGCCCCACTGAGGGGGTCACTGCCATCACACAATGTTTTGCAGCGTGAGTTTAATACCAGAGTGTCTACAAACCTTCCCAAGAACATGTGGCTGGATGGGATTTTAATGGCCGTGGCCCTGATGTCCTCATTTATTGGCAAAGGGCAATGACTGGGGGATGTTTCTTGGATGCTTTTTCCTCCCTTGCCCCTAGCAGCCATCTCTGGACACATCAAAGATCTTGTTCCTCACTTCAAAAAAAGAGCACAAGCCCTCCAAAACGCCAGCTGGCATCGTGTCATGACTCCCCCCTGTCCTGAGGGGCAGGATCTCTGGCACAGCAGCCCCAAGAGAGCCCAGCGAGGCCAGGGGACTCCGGGCACAGCCAGGCTGTAAGGAAAAGCCCTGATCCGGGGCTTCCCACTGGGCTGTCACATACTCAAGCTACATTCTGTTGATAACACCTCTAAAAAAAAGCCTGCTGGGAGTTTGCTAATGCAGAATGGCTTCTAAATAAGTACATATTTCTAAATAAGTACTATTTCTTCTAAATAAGTACatatggcctcttctcccaagtgacaggggacgggacaagagagaacggcctcaagctccaccaggggaggtttaggctggacatcaggaaaaaaattttcacagaaagggtcattgggcactggaacaggctgcccagggagggggttgattcaccttccctggaggtgtttaagggacgagtgaatgaggcgctgagggacatggtttagtgattgataagaatggttggactcgatgatctggtgggtcttttccaacctggtgattctatgatatacatacatacatatatatttatgtgtaaCTATAGCAATGAAGATCCTAACCCAGTGGCGTAGGAAGTGCTGGGCTTCCCTTTGGGATGAGGCAACCTCCACCTAAGGAGAAGTTGGGATTTTCCCATCTGACACTCGGCAGCTCCCAAGGAtggggatgctgcagcaccCACTAATCTGTCCTGCAGCtccctcatccccatctccagccGGTCCACAACCCCTGATGAAGCTGAGCAGCCACTTTGCCCAAATCAAACTGTTTCTGCTGGCCTTGGCTCCATTCACTCCACTCCAGGAGCTATTGCTGTTTGCAGGCTCTTCCAGGCAAAGGCTATATTTGTTCTGGGATGATGAGAAGCTGCCCTGGCAGATGATATCCCATCAAACACACCACTTGCAGGGTCCATCAGCAGTGAAATCTGTTCTGCATGAACATGGTGGGGTCCCCGTGTTCTTGTGTCTCACATTGAATGCCTTCTGTAAATACTGAATCACTCATTGGGAAATAAACTGCATCTCATCTCTCAAAGCCATCCTACTGTCCTGTAACTCATCCCATGATGCGATCTCTGTGTTACCCTGCAAGATGCTCTCCCTCATGAGGCAGGTGCTTTAGGCTTCAGTACTATCTGAATAAAACactggttttaattaaaaaaaaaaaaaagcaacaaaactgcTAAACATCTCCCACGTTTTCCTACCACGTCTCTGTTACCAGGAAGCGTGGAGAACAATCTGCTGCTGCCCAAGTGCCTGGAGCAGGTTTGACCCCTGTCTCCTGAGCCTGTGGGATGCTGGCCCCACAGCCTCTctgctcccagggcagcagcacacGCTGGAATATCACAAGTAGTTTTGCTTTCAGGAGCCTCGCCATCATCTCTAACAAATTACCAGATCACTAAAAGGCCTTGTGAGTCCTTACTGGAGAAAAACAGtcttcagaaattaaatttaacaTGAAGCCAAAATACATCCTGGGATTTATGACccaaagaagcagaaggaggCATTGGGCCAAAAATCTAATTTCTTCCCTACCTCACTCCAAAGTTTTCACTGCCCAGAGAGATGGATATGCAGGGAAGGATGTAAGCTGTGTGGGGAAGGAGCTGCATGGAGGCCAGGATAGGGACTTGAAATACCAGCTACAGCCCTTGCAGCTGGGGTGCTGAGGTGGGACACACCAGCCTGGGGCAAGCAGCCTCTGCAGGATCGCAGATACCTCAGTTTCTCCTTGGGCAGGGACTCAGCACATGCCTGTGCTTTGtgggaagaaaggcaaagtcctTCGGGGAAGGACCCAGGCGCATCCTGAGTTTCACTGGTGGGAAGGGACATCAGCAGCAAACACAAGACCAGATTTTCCCAGTGTCCAACTTTAGGCATCCAGCTCAGCCAGTGCTCTTTCATCACCGGTCGAGTATTTGAGACCGGTCCATGTAAAGATACGGAAAATAAGAGATCCTCCAAGGTTTATCTGTGGCACAATGTCAGCAGCACCTGGCATTTGGGGCTGTCGAGTTCCTGGAAAcgcagctggggctggagtgagACAGGACACCCATCCAAGTCCACATCACTGATCACACTACTCTTTTTGGGAAATCCAAAGGGCGAGCttccattcacagaatcacagaatcactaggttggaaaaatcccactggatcatcgagtccaaccattcctatcaagcaatTCCACAAGCTTAGGCAGCAGCTTCCTAGGACACGACCGTACACGTCCTGCTGCCGACCCgtgccagcagagcctggaCTGGTGCCGCGGTGGCAGCCTGCggctctttgccttcctttcccaCGTGCAAAATCAAAGCTTCCCCAAGAGGAGCCTTGGCAAGGGCTGCAACCCTACTTCACCACGCTGCAGTTCCCATCACAGGGTGGTGCCGGCACCCCCGTGGCTCACACATCGCTTTCTGAAAGCATCTGCGAACCCCCAAATCAAACCTCATCCTGCTCTTGGGATTGAATAAGGAGAGGAGCGGGCAGCTATGGAGCCAGAGACTTTCCCCACTGCCACTCCATGTCCCCGCTGTAGATGGTCAGAGGAGGATGAGTGAAGCTGCAGGGTGGAAAGAGGCTCCTGCTTCCCACGGGACATCCATGCCAAGTGCTTGCCCCCATCCGCGCTCCAGAAATAGCCTCAGCTTTGCAGAGGGCTGGCTTCAAACCCAGCTGAACAGCCGCAAAACCCCAGCCGTGGCTGCGAAAGCTGCTGCCCTCAGTCCTGCCCCTGTTTTTACCGACAGCAACAGAAGTGAAAGTCTGTCGGGTTTAGCAACAGCCAAATGAGCACAGGGTTAAGCTCGGCAAgggccaggcagagctgctgttaGGGGTGTAACAGGCAGAGACACGTGAAAACTGATTTCCTAGATTGCTGGCAGGTCcagggatgaaaggaaatgaacTGGATGGGGGAGTATGCAAGTTCAGGGACAAACTAAGCCACTAATTTCAGATTTGAgggctgttttggttttttacttaagctcttttttttttccttctccttgtttTATCATTTGAAAACCACAGAGGAACATGCCAATGCAAAAGCTTTgttgtaaattaaaaacaactcTGAAAGGTCTGTTTAGAAACCGAGAAAACAAAAGGGGAAAGCAGGCAGAGCGGTGGAAGGGTGGCTTCCTCTCCCCCAGTCCTGCAGGGGCAAATCAAGGTCACCCTCCAGTTTTGGCCTCGAATAAGCTTCAGTTGGACACCCAGCAGGAAGGATCCGTCAGACACTCTGCCAGTCTCCAGGGCGATGGGCACTGGGAACAGTCTCACactccctgcctcagtttccccagtttCAAaactcctctccttcccctggCTGCCTTTATATTGAGCTTTGGGGCAAAAGTGCTTTGCAAGTGCCCCTGGGAAGCATTAATGATCACAGAGGGTAAGGGGAGAGAAAGGCTCCTATACTGGCACCTCCCGTGGCTCTGGTATTAAGCATATCCTCTCTGGATCTGGCCCGAGACGGTTACACACTTTCATAAGCATCTGGAAACCGCAGGTGACTGCTTTAGCAGCACACTCCAACTCTCAGTAGCGATGCAACAGCCAGGGAGCGCAACAAGAGGTCCAAAGCGACAGGCAATCCACAGGGAGACTCTGGCTCCCGCTGCTTTTTGAAGGGACTGGAGGAAGGGCACAGatctgtgcagctccaggcacCACACTGCAAACTGTAGGTTAAATATACAGCTCTGTACATCCCCCCTGTCTTCAGCCACTCAGATGTCTACTTCTGCTTCCCTGATTTAGGGGATTCCCTTCTCCCCGCCCCAAGCAGTGTAGAAGTCCTGTCCTGCCCTGGTCCCCGACagaggagcagggcaggcaTCAGCTCAGCTGCTGTCTGCGAGAGTCCGAAAGAGCCAGCCACCAGATAGACAGTCTGACCAGAAACCAGCTGGCCCTGGGGCTCGGCTGGCTTTTCACTGCTCTAGGATGCATTACTGTCTGGCTGCTGACTCAACAGCCTTGTCTCTGAGCTTCCCTCCAAGCCCTAGAGAAGTCCTGCTGCAAAGTTTGATCTTCAACCTGTCCTGGAGCATCTTTGCAACTGGGGCTTTTTCTCGGTGCACTTGAAAATATATCAGAAGCACCCCAAAGGGCAAAGCTGCCTCTCCCAAGCATCCTTTGCACCGCAGCCACCTCAGATCCAATCTAGACAGGGGCTGTGGGCGTGTGGGGATCCCAGAGAGGGGAAAGCATCCCCTCCTTGCCAGCCTTTCCAATAGCGATGTCTGGTTTTAATAGTCCAGGGAAGAGGGGGTTGCAGAAGGATGATGCTGGGGAGTACGGTCTCGGGGTGCTGGCCCCACTCCCTCTGTGCATCCTGCTGGAGCCAAGCCCCCAGCTGGGCTGTCCGTGAGAAATGGGATTATTGGCTGCTGATCCCAAATATAACCCAAACGATGGAAAATTCCAGGAAACGAGCCAAGACAAGATGCTGGGAGGGGAATCAAGTCCCAGAATatgggctgggggagctgcagagaagccTTGAGTTCTCAGCAGCATCTCCTCGCTGCCAAACCCTCCTTGTGCAAAGCCCCGAGTGCTGCGGAGACCCACAAGAGGTGTGGGCATCCTCTGAGGCAGCCCCCAAGCACCCATCTCCAGAGCAGCCACCTCTGGAGCAGCAGTAGGACTCAGCCCCCGTGTCCCAGATGGGGCCAGCTGCCAGTGGGAAGCCACGCTGGTCCTTCCCCCAGCTCACTTGGTGCTTGGAAATCCCCAGCTTGTGTAAAATGGACACAGCAGAGCTTCCAGGAATGGGACCTCACTCCTTGGCTTGCCCACCCCAGCCAGATCTGCTGTTCCCCTGGCCCCGTCCCGCTCCTTGCCCTGGGTCTCTGCCGTGTCACTAGCAAACAGCAGCTCCACGAGGACCACAGTGTGGCCCAAAGGCACCAAAACAGTTTTTCCCAAGTCACCCAAGATGCCTccaagcagaaaaagcaaagcccCATCTCTCCAGGCTACAGGTAGCACATCCAGTTCATTTGGGGGTGAcaccctgtggggctgggggcttttTGGGGGTACCTCATTCCTGGGGGATGGGATCTTGCTGCTGCCACCAGGGACTTGCTGGGAGCCCTGCAAAGAGGTGTCGATGGCCTCTGCGGTGCCCGACTGCTCCGGTGCAGTCCCAGGGGTGATTGCTCCACTGTCAGAGTCGTAATCCCAAACACTGGGAGGTCCAAGCCTGCGAGCTCACGGAAGAAGATGAGAGCAGATAAGCAAGTTGCTGAAAATCCATCTTGCTCAGCTCCCCCCACCCACAACTTTCTGCCTTCACTCCAAGACCAGAAAAGCTGCTGCGAGGACTGTCCCACCCAGGAAACGAGTGTCTGCCCACACCATCTGCACTAATCCCCTGTCCATGAAACAGGCTCCTTTAGTATTTACACGCTGGCAGCTGAGCTGAGACATGatggaggaaggggaagaggcTCCTGCAGGCATTCGTGCCCCAGCTGGGTGAAGGATCGCACTTTCCCAGGCTACCCTCGACCAGAGCTTGCCCAACCCATGCTTAAAAGCACcccaggagcatccctggggatgcAGAGGGGTGCAGCCCTGGCTTTATCCACCCCCAGCACTCACCTCATTCCCCAGCACACTCAGTTTCCAGCCTCAAATCCCTTTGCTGCACTTTCTGCtctcactgaagaaaaagaaaacaaaaactaagaagaaaaaaagtccaAGTCGGGCTCCCTGTTGAGACGGTCAGCGGTTTGGGGATCACAGCggcagggagagctgctgcGCTCTGGCGTTCGCTGGGGTTTCGTTAGAGAAATGCGGGGCCAAGGGTTTTTCTCTGGCCAGTGATGTCACATCCTGACCCGGCCGACAGCTCCAGCTGTCCCTGGAAAACCCGCTGggtccccagcagccccaggagcaaGCACGCACTCTCACGGACAGGGACCCACACGCACCATGCCTGGATGAGGTCCTTGTTGGGATGAGGTCCCACGCTTCTGGCTGGCTCCAGGCTTTCACAGGGCAGCAGCTTGCGAGGGGAAAGGAGATGAAATCCTGCAGTATTTCTCCCCACACACCTTTTGCTCAGTTTcacttctcttcttccttcccctctccgcgcgcacacacaaaaaaatcaggcGGAGGTTTCAGTGCCAGGCCAAGCTGGACACCATCCaaagcagaaaaggcaaaggagggggaaagaaaaaccccaGAACAACTTTGACTGCACAAAGCAGACTTTCTGTCTGTTGGTCTCAGAGGTGGGGTGAGTTCTGAAGCTCACTG is part of the Phaenicophaeus curvirostris isolate KB17595 chromosome 8, BPBGC_Pcur_1.0, whole genome shotgun sequence genome and encodes:
- the MOB3C gene encoding MOB kinase activator 3C translates to MALCLKQVFNKDKTFRPRKKFEPGTQRFELYKKAQASLKSGLDLKAVVQLPPGESINDWIAVHVVDFFNRINLIYGTMSEYCTEKSCPIMSGGLKYEYRWQDDSKYKKPTKLSAPQYMCMLMDWIEMLINNEDIFPTRIGVPFPRQFQQVCTKILTRLFRVFVHVYIHHFDSIINMGAEAHVNTCYKHFYYFIREFSLVDHRELEPLKEMTERICH